A genomic region of Bactrocera dorsalis isolate Fly_Bdor chromosome 3, ASM2337382v1, whole genome shotgun sequence contains the following coding sequences:
- the LOC105226250 gene encoding uncharacterized protein LOC105226250 has translation MQILQILALCLLASTCLCAPSDKLVQSTELKLMQLMVDTRAEQRDNPEQSLACFEYYLKVFEELNEEYRENYAACLATASEKRDQIEESTQPERDAIEESALSTCTALKGCAVLTDSVLYFNCFAINGKQGRESMYKISADASETLAAVSEQYRLIESEEHRCTNATGRVYVEKTHQASEDLSSCLRGETTVPSPTSTTSTSPSEDSSTTAAGIDWKSDHIYDDQLLSAVDSHDVSGYRKLNVS, from the exons AtgcaaatattgcaaatattggCACTCTGCCTCCTAGCGAGCACCTGCCTGTGTGCTCCAAGCGATAAACTGGTGCAAAGCACCGAGTTAAAACTAATGCAATTAATGGTGGACACACGCGCTGAGCAACGCGACAATCCGGAACAAAGTCTGGCTTGTTTCGAATACTATCTAAAGGTGTTCGAGGAACTGAACGAGGAGTATCGCGAAAACTATGCGGCATGCTTGGCTACAGCGTCGGAAAAGCGCGATCAGATAGAAGAGAGCACGCAGCCTGAGCGCGACGCTATTGAGGAGTCGGCGCTTTCGACATGCACGGCACTAAAGGGATGCGCAGTATTGACCGATTCCGTTCTCTACTTCAATTGCTTTGCGATTAAT GGCAAACAAGGCAGGGAAagtatgtacaaaatttcagcgGACGCCAGTGAGACGCTGGCAGCAGTAAGCGAACAATATCGTTTAATCGAAAGTGAGGAGCACCGTTGTACGAATGCCACAGGTCGCGTATATGTAGAAAAGACCCATCAGGCTAGTGAGGATTTGTCGAGCTGTCTTCGTGGCGAAACAACTGTGCCTTCACCAACGTCCACTACATCGACGTCGCCCAGCGAAGACTCCAGCACAACTGCAGCGGGCATAGATTGGAAAAGTGACCACATTTATGATGATCAACTTCTGTCTGCAGTTGATTCACATGATGTGAGTGGATATCGCAAGTTAAACGTGTCATAa
- the LOC105226252 gene encoding uncharacterized protein LOC105226252, producing MSAKSLFSLLLATIVSSALAQSPVDWQPLLDQQNLVLRQVVQALQLTRSGAGDTDACFDWYLDNQTAINEVYYTEYNLCVSAATAAKKLLSEQSALERQDLLDEGQSLCSALSACESFTDGLQFFQCYNQASSTKSPTLFNISVTSERIADKLKISYQAINDTERVCTTNARVKNVEDLSVSRAHLNNCLIGTWSPPETTDAATASTDTTTEATASTEAPGSTVISPEATTASDAPTSEPSDGRQGLPEEDLFDFSYMTNMLQRKLNGRF from the exons ATGTCGGCAAAATCTTTGTTCTCCTTGTTGTTGGCAACAATTGTCAGCAGCGCCTTGGCACAATCGCCTGTGGATTGGCAGCCACTACTCGACCAGCAGAACTTGGTGCTACGCCAGGTGGTGCAGGCATTGCAACTGACCCGTAGCGGTGCTGGCGATACCGATGCTTGCTTCGATTGGTATTTGGATAATCAAACCGCGATCAATGAAGTCTACTACACTGAGTACAACCTGTGCGTCAGCGCAGCAACAGCGGCAAAGAAACTGCTTTCGGAGCAAAGTGCTTTGGAACGTCAAGATCTTTTGGACGAGGGTCAGTCACTTTGCTCAGCCTTGAGCGCTTGTGAAAGTTTCACTGATGGTCTGCAGTTCTTCCAGTGCTACAATCAAGCG TCTTCCACTAAAAGCCCGACTTTGTTTAACATATCCGTCACATCGGAGCGCATTGCtgacaaattgaaaatttcatatcaagcCATCAACGACACCGAACGTGTGTGTACTACTAACGCCCGTGTTAAGAACGTGGAAGACTTAAGTGTTAGTAGAGCGCATCTGAACAACTGTTTAATTGGTACGTGGAGCCCCCCGGAAACGACCGACGCTGCCACGGCTTCAACCGACACTACCACCGAAGCAACCGCATCGACTGAAGCGCCCGGATCGACCGTCATTTCCCCTGAAGCAACCACTGCGAGCGACGCTCCAACATCTGAACCGTCAGATGGCAGACAAGGCTTACCAGAGGAGGACTTATTTGATTTTAGCTACATGACAAACATGCTCCAGAGGAAACTGAATGGACGTTTTTAA